A portion of the Parasedimentitalea marina genome contains these proteins:
- a CDS encoding alpha-2-macroglobulin family protein, which produces MLRVSVRFLLFIFIGLSHISAAWSESPVPDFRFVATKDIDFYGSDLQSIFDTDLNSCVRVCASQDECVGFSFNSRSNSCFPKSTIGESSPYVGAFSAQKIATPATIRAIGESQGATLAFLKPVDLTRARDLAREIGLRHPAGSFELDQMIQAARARAQEGNNTAAMRWMGAAVSLSDQPELWADYADYLLRIEDVGSAQKRKYQSNALSAAVNSYLRSERRGTQTNALVIAARALEALGRGRDMLPTLRLAEDIQPRRTTAEMLDSAIGKYGFRVKDSTIESDSAAPRICIEFTEVLVKSGVDYGDYVKLPSKRMVAEPNGRQLCIDGAEHGERYRVTLRRGLPAANGEMLYRDIELNHYVRDRSATVRFPGRSYVLPKSDLAALPIETVNLTEVELRLRRVSDRNLLRALQEGLFGRPMSQWQDEYFSDEIAEEVWTGSADVQSELNRDMTTRLPLTEAIAGQPVGIYALNASIPGADPYDDPAATQWFVLSDLGISSMSGADGLHVQVNGLSDAMAKSGVEITLVSRANAVLGTAMTDDSGHVRFAPGLSRGRGAGAPAMILAQSGETDFGFLSLTDPGFDLSDRGVEGRPAPGPVDVFLTTDRGAYRAGEVMNVTALARDSKAQAIEGLPLIAILSRPDGVEYSRHISDGGQMGGHVFALPVGLSAPRGTWRLDIKGDPKAPALASRQILVEDFLPERIDFTQSLPTGGLRPGDDAPLTIDARYLFGAPGAGLAIEGDVSLRAAATVDGWSGYKFGRYDGQSTTQRSYFGDEKTDAQGLATVWVDIPTGAATGKPMTATVTTRLADGSARPVERRMTVSVRPDAAVIGIKPMFDDVVGEGGEAGFSVIGLSPDLQPIPMQVKWTLNRVRTHYQWYQLYGNWNWEPITRRTRVAMGEAALSGEPLVLSEPVDWGRYELVVERLDGDEHVSAALDFYAGWYAPADAASTPDRLELSLDRETYQPGDTAELRIVPRAAGTALISVMSNELIERHAVEVPAGASVIPLTVTEDWGSGAYVSAMVIKPMEGATDQTPARALGLAHVTIEQPGQQLSVTVDVPDVARPRGTETAIIRVDGVTAGDDVWVSVAAVDLGILNLTGFKSPDPSAYYYGQRRLGMELRDIYGRLIDGQNGALGQVRSGGDADTGMRLDSPPPTQDLMSVFSGPLQVGADGTVDFPIELPAFNGTVRLMVVAWSGRAVGQAEQDMLVRDPVVVTASAPRFLAPGDSSRVLLEIVHADGPSGEMALTARALGSGLQLGELPGSVTLTHQGKATLELAVSALEVGDPEIELTLTTPAGQALVQQLRLPVRANDPVVSQTRRFSLGSGDSFRFSADVFANLRAGTGRAVLSAGPLAKFDVPGLLSSLDRYPYGCTEQVTSKAMPLLYLSSVAQAAGLGNGPAVQGRVQDAIAKVLTRQASNGAFGMWRAESGQFWLDAYASDFLSRARAQGYIVPDQAFRQAMDNLRNRVNYAADFDHGGRALSYALLVLAREGAAAMGDLRYYADVKGDAFDSPLAAAQLGAALAAYGDQIRADQMFSRAAAMIGKIKPEASLWRADFGTPLRDVAAVLALAVEAGSTAVDRDRLSNRIVRVSGGRSTQESAWTLMAAQAMIDIPEDSGLLVDGNPVPGAFVQVLESDAAGKVIDISVASGRRTDITLTTLGVPEVAPQAGGTGFTIEREYYALDGTPIERREFTVGERFVTVLRISPHENLGARLMVNDPLPAGIEIDNPNLLRSGDLRDLSWLKLAGAEHTEFRSDRFLAAVNLRGTGKVTLGYIARAVTPGSFHHPAASVEDMYRPAYRARTDTGRVTVR; this is translated from the coding sequence ATGTTACGAGTTTCTGTTCGCTTTTTGCTTTTTATTTTCATTGGGTTATCGCATATTTCAGCAGCCTGGTCCGAGTCGCCAGTCCCGGATTTCCGGTTTGTCGCAACCAAAGATATCGACTTCTATGGCTCTGATTTACAATCGATTTTTGATACAGACCTGAATAGTTGCGTGCGTGTCTGCGCAAGTCAGGACGAATGCGTGGGATTTTCGTTCAACTCCAGGTCGAATTCCTGCTTTCCTAAAAGTACCATAGGGGAATCAAGCCCTTATGTTGGTGCCTTTTCAGCGCAAAAGATCGCAACGCCTGCAACGATTCGCGCTATCGGAGAATCTCAAGGCGCAACACTGGCCTTTTTAAAGCCGGTTGACCTGACACGTGCCAGAGATCTTGCTCGCGAAATCGGGCTGCGTCATCCAGCGGGCAGTTTTGAATTGGATCAGATGATTCAGGCCGCCCGTGCCCGTGCACAAGAAGGCAATAACACTGCCGCAATGCGCTGGATGGGAGCCGCGGTCTCACTGAGCGACCAGCCAGAGCTTTGGGCCGATTACGCCGACTATTTGTTGCGGATCGAGGACGTGGGTAGCGCTCAGAAACGTAAATACCAATCAAACGCTTTGTCGGCAGCGGTGAATAGCTATTTGCGCAGTGAACGCCGTGGCACGCAGACCAATGCATTGGTTATTGCTGCCCGTGCCTTAGAGGCACTGGGCCGTGGCCGCGACATGCTGCCAACTCTGCGTCTGGCCGAGGATATACAGCCCCGGCGAACCACTGCCGAGATGTTGGACAGCGCAATAGGAAAATACGGGTTTCGGGTCAAAGATAGTACCATCGAAAGCGACAGCGCCGCGCCGCGGATTTGCATCGAGTTCACAGAAGTGCTGGTCAAATCCGGGGTGGATTACGGCGACTACGTGAAACTGCCAAGCAAGCGCATGGTGGCCGAACCCAACGGGCGTCAGTTGTGTATTGATGGGGCTGAACATGGCGAGCGGTATCGTGTGACTCTGCGCCGTGGATTGCCTGCGGCCAATGGTGAGATGCTGTACCGCGATATTGAGCTGAACCATTATGTGCGGGACCGATCAGCCACGGTTCGGTTTCCTGGTCGGTCCTATGTGCTGCCCAAGTCCGATCTGGCGGCGCTTCCGATTGAAACGGTCAACCTGACGGAAGTTGAACTGCGCCTGCGGCGAGTCAGCGACCGCAACCTGTTACGGGCGCTGCAAGAAGGCTTGTTTGGCCGTCCGATGTCCCAATGGCAGGACGAATATTTCTCGGATGAGATTGCCGAGGAGGTCTGGACCGGGTCAGCTGATGTGCAAAGCGAGCTGAACCGGGACATGACCACCCGCCTGCCGTTGACCGAGGCAATTGCGGGTCAGCCGGTTGGAATCTACGCTCTAAATGCCAGTATCCCAGGCGCTGATCCCTATGATGATCCGGCGGCGACCCAATGGTTTGTCCTGTCAGATCTGGGGATCAGTTCAATGTCAGGCGCAGATGGGTTGCATGTGCAGGTTAACGGCTTGTCTGACGCCATGGCTAAATCAGGGGTCGAGATCACACTGGTGTCGCGTGCAAATGCGGTGCTGGGTACGGCGATGACGGATGACAGTGGCCATGTCCGTTTTGCCCCCGGTTTGTCGCGGGGGCGTGGGGCCGGTGCTCCGGCGATGATCCTGGCGCAAAGCGGCGAGACAGATTTCGGATTTTTGTCGCTGACAGATCCGGGGTTTGACCTCTCTGACCGTGGTGTCGAGGGACGGCCTGCACCGGGGCCAGTGGATGTCTTTCTGACCACTGATCGCGGTGCGTATCGTGCCGGTGAGGTCATGAATGTGACGGCCCTGGCGCGGGACAGCAAGGCGCAGGCCATCGAGGGGCTGCCATTGATCGCCATTCTGTCCCGGCCGGATGGGGTGGAATACAGCCGCCATATCTCGGACGGTGGCCAAATGGGCGGCCATGTCTTTGCCCTTCCGGTTGGGCTTTCGGCGCCGCGCGGCACCTGGCGTTTGGACATCAAAGGCGATCCCAAAGCACCGGCACTGGCCAGCCGCCAGATCCTGGTCGAGGACTTCCTGCCCGAGCGGATCGACTTTACGCAAAGCCTGCCAACGGGCGGTTTGCGCCCTGGTGACGATGCGCCGCTGACGATCGATGCGCGTTACCTGTTTGGCGCACCGGGCGCCGGGCTGGCGATCGAAGGCGATGTCAGCCTGCGTGCTGCTGCAACAGTGGACGGTTGGTCTGGCTATAAGTTTGGTCGTTATGACGGACAAAGCACCACTCAACGCAGCTATTTTGGTGACGAAAAAACCGATGCCCAGGGATTGGCCACGGTCTGGGTCGACATTCCCACTGGCGCGGCCACGGGCAAGCCGATGACGGCTACGGTCACCACGCGTCTTGCTGATGGATCGGCCCGTCCGGTTGAACGCCGTATGACTGTGTCTGTGCGCCCGGATGCTGCGGTCATCGGGATCAAGCCGATGTTTGACGATGTCGTGGGCGAGGGGGGCGAGGCTGGTTTCAGTGTGATTGGCCTTAGCCCTGATCTGCAGCCAATTCCAATGCAGGTAAAATGGACCCTGAACCGGGTGCGCACGCATTATCAGTGGTATCAGCTTTACGGCAATTGGAATTGGGAACCGATCACCCGCCGCACCCGCGTCGCTATGGGCGAGGCCGCACTGTCGGGCGAGCCATTGGTTTTGTCCGAACCTGTAGACTGGGGTCGCTACGAGTTGGTGGTGGAGCGGTTGGATGGGGATGAACATGTCTCGGCTGCGTTGGACTTTTATGCCGGTTGGTACGCCCCGGCGGATGCGGCTTCGACCCCGGATCGGCTAGAGCTGTCGCTGGATCGCGAGACCTATCAGCCAGGCGATACTGCGGAATTGCGTATCGTGCCGCGCGCGGCGGGCACTGCCTTGATTTCGGTTATGTCAAACGAGTTGATCGAGCGCCACGCGGTAGAGGTGCCTGCCGGTGCCTCGGTTATTCCTTTGACTGTGACCGAAGACTGGGGCAGTGGTGCCTATGTCAGTGCCATGGTGATCAAGCCGATGGAGGGGGCAACGGACCAAACTCCAGCCCGGGCACTTGGATTGGCGCATGTCACAATTGAGCAACCCGGTCAGCAGCTGAGTGTCACCGTGGACGTACCCGACGTGGCCCGCCCTCGGGGGACCGAGACCGCAATAATCCGTGTTGATGGTGTCACTGCCGGGGACGATGTCTGGGTTAGTGTAGCAGCCGTGGATCTTGGTATTCTTAACCTCACGGGGTTCAAAAGCCCGGATCCATCGGCGTATTACTACGGCCAGCGCCGTCTGGGGATGGAGCTGCGCGATATCTATGGTCGTCTGATCGACGGCCAGAACGGCGCTCTGGGGCAAGTGCGCTCGGGCGGGGATGCCGATACTGGGATGCGGTTGGATTCGCCGCCTCCGACACAGGATCTGATGTCGGTGTTCTCGGGACCTTTGCAGGTCGGAGCGGATGGTACGGTAGATTTCCCGATTGAGCTGCCAGCCTTTAACGGCACCGTGCGGTTGATGGTAGTGGCCTGGTCAGGCCGTGCCGTGGGGCAGGCCGAACAAGACATGCTGGTGCGTGATCCGGTGGTTGTTACCGCCTCGGCACCACGATTCCTGGCACCCGGGGACAGCAGCCGTGTGTTGCTGGAAATCGTTCACGCCGATGGGCCAAGTGGCGAGATGGCCCTGACCGCCCGCGCACTGGGCAGTGGGTTGCAGCTGGGCGAACTGCCGGGATCAGTGACGCTGACCCATCAGGGCAAGGCCACACTAGAGCTTGCGGTTTCGGCGCTTGAAGTGGGCGATCCGGAGATCGAGCTGACCCTGACCACACCCGCTGGGCAAGCGCTGGTTCAGCAGTTGCGCCTGCCAGTGCGGGCGAATGATCCGGTGGTCTCTCAAACCCGGCGTTTTTCGCTTGGGTCAGGGGATAGTTTCCGTTTCAGTGCGGATGTCTTTGCCAACCTGCGCGCTGGTACAGGACGCGCTGTGTTGTCGGCGGGTCCATTGGCCAAGTTCGACGTGCCCGGATTGCTAAGCTCGCTGGATCGATACCCCTATGGCTGCACCGAACAAGTGACCTCAAAGGCGATGCCGTTGTTGTACCTGTCCTCGGTGGCACAGGCCGCGGGGTTGGGCAATGGACCTGCGGTGCAGGGACGCGTGCAAGATGCAATCGCCAAGGTGTTGACCCGTCAGGCCAGCAACGGTGCCTTCGGGATGTGGCGGGCTGAAAGTGGCCAGTTCTGGCTGGATGCCTATGCCAGTGATTTCCTCAGCCGGGCACGGGCGCAGGGCTATATTGTGCCGGATCAGGCTTTCCGGCAGGCGATGGACAACCTGCGCAACCGGGTGAATTACGCAGCTGACTTTGATCATGGCGGCCGGGCATTGTCCTATGCGCTGTTGGTTCTGGCGCGTGAAGGCGCGGCGGCGATGGGCGATCTGCGCTATTACGCCGATGTCAAAGGCGATGCCTTTGACTCGCCGCTCGCTGCTGCCCAGCTTGGTGCTGCTCTGGCGGCTTACGGGGATCAGATCCGGGCCGACCAGATGTTCTCGCGTGCGGCGGCGATGATTGGTAAGATCAAACCCGAAGCTTCGTTGTGGCGTGCTGATTTCGGCACCCCGTTGCGCGATGTGGCTGCGGTTTTGGCCCTTGCGGTTGAGGCCGGAAGCACAGCGGTGGACCGTGATCGCCTGAGCAACCGTATTGTTCGCGTCAGTGGAGGCCGGTCAACGCAAGAATCCGCATGGACGCTGATGGCGGCGCAGGCGATGATCGACATTCCCGAGGATTCGGGCCTGTTGGTTGACGGCAATCCGGTGCCGGGTGCCTTTGTTCAGGTGCTTGAATCCGATGCCGCAGGCAAGGTGATCGACATCTCTGTCGCCTCTGGTCGCCGTACGGATATCACCCTGACCACACTGGGTGTCCCCGAGGTTGCGCCGCAGGCTGGCGGCACTGGCTTTACCATCGAACGAGAATATTACGCGCTAGATGGCACGCCGATTGAGCGACGTGAGTTTACGGTAGGGGAACGGTTCGTCACCGTGCTGCGGATCTCTCCCCATGAAAATCTGGGCGCGCGTCTGATGGTGAATGATCCCCTGCCAGCAGGAATTGAGATTGATAATCCCAATCTGCTGCGCTCTGGCGATCTGCGTGACTTGAGCTGGTTGAAACTGGCCGGTGCAGAACATACCGAGTTCCGCTCGGATCGGTTCCTGGCAGCGGTCAATTTGCGTGGTACTGGCAAGGTGACACTGGGCTATATCGCCCGCGCGGTAACACCGGGTAGCTTTCACCACCCGGCTGCTTCGGTCGAAGATATGTATCGCCCGGCCTACCGCGCCCGCACTGATACAGGCCGTGTTACGGTCCGGTGA
- the pbpC gene encoding penicillin-binding protein 1C, whose amino-acid sequence MALAITLAVLLVGGNRAFNSWIDDTELPVTLAETSTEVRDRNGQLLRAYPVGTGIWRLAVHPDQVDPSYLSMLVRYEDKRFWSHSGVDPRAMARAVGQAVWNGRAVSGGSTLTMQVARLLEDGSTGRWEGKLRQIRLALALERRLSKQQILTLYLTHAPYGGNLEGIRAATLAWFGKEPGRLTASESALLVAMPQSPERRRPDRAPDSARAARDRVLSRMSRQGVIDAGEMQMAQAEAIPRKMVPFAQLAPHLSDRMLATDPDLQRFDLTIDAGVQARMAQLLRDATRQGGERLSAAMVVADYQTGEVLASVGSPGYRDSRRLGFVDMTQALRSPGSTLKPLIYGLAFDEGLVHPETLIHDGPVNFDGYAPQNFDGEFRGDVRVREALQLSLNIPVVKLTNELGATRIMSALRRAGATPKLPGGVPGLAIALGGVGVSLHDLVQLYAGLAAGGQGPRLSLRLDEVSSQQRRLVSGVAAWQLMDILRGLAPPQGARAGVLAYKTGTSYGHRDAWALGWDGRHVIGVWMGRADGTPVPGVFGGSLAAPVLFEAFGRLKPGFEPLPPPPAATLIVSSAELPQPLRRFRPRDAAFEEPSDAPKLVFPPDGAQLALLDASLTLKLRGGTAPFLVLANGLPVIQGQHVREFEIPNPGRGFSALVVIDGKGKSTRVTVRVE is encoded by the coding sequence GTGGCGCTTGCTATCACGCTTGCTGTCCTCCTCGTAGGCGGAAACCGCGCTTTCAATTCTTGGATCGATGACACGGAACTGCCGGTCACCCTGGCCGAGACGTCGACCGAAGTGCGCGACCGTAACGGTCAGTTATTGCGTGCTTATCCGGTAGGAACGGGCATTTGGCGGCTGGCGGTGCACCCTGATCAAGTCGACCCCAGCTATCTCTCAATGCTGGTACGCTATGAGGACAAACGGTTCTGGAGCCATTCCGGCGTTGACCCTCGGGCCATGGCGCGCGCGGTAGGGCAGGCGGTGTGGAACGGCCGGGCGGTGTCAGGCGGATCAACCCTGACGATGCAGGTGGCCCGGTTGTTAGAAGACGGCAGCACTGGGCGCTGGGAGGGCAAGCTGCGTCAGATCCGTCTGGCACTGGCTCTGGAACGGCGGCTGAGCAAGCAACAGATCCTGACACTTTATCTGACCCATGCCCCATATGGTGGCAACTTAGAAGGAATCCGGGCGGCAACCCTGGCGTGGTTTGGCAAAGAACCCGGGCGGTTGACGGCCTCGGAATCTGCGCTTTTAGTGGCCATGCCACAGTCCCCCGAGCGCCGCCGTCCTGACCGAGCGCCTGACAGTGCCCGTGCTGCCCGTGACCGGGTTTTGTCGCGTATGTCACGTCAGGGCGTGATTGATGCAGGTGAGATGCAGATGGCGCAGGCCGAGGCAATCCCGCGCAAGATGGTGCCTTTTGCCCAACTGGCGCCTCATCTTAGTGACCGAATGCTGGCCACCGACCCGGATTTGCAACGATTTGACCTGACCATTGATGCGGGCGTACAGGCCCGGATGGCGCAGCTACTGCGGGATGCGACCCGGCAAGGCGGCGAACGGTTATCGGCGGCGATGGTTGTTGCGGACTATCAGACCGGAGAGGTGCTCGCTTCGGTTGGTTCACCCGGCTATCGCGACAGCAGGCGGTTGGGTTTTGTTGATATGACACAGGCGCTGCGATCCCCTGGATCAACGCTGAAACCGTTGATTTACGGGCTGGCCTTTGATGAAGGGTTGGTTCATCCGGAAACACTGATTCATGATGGGCCGGTGAATTTTGACGGCTATGCTCCGCAGAACTTTGACGGCGAATTTCGCGGCGATGTGCGGGTGCGCGAGGCGCTGCAACTGTCTTTGAATATCCCAGTGGTCAAGCTGACGAATGAATTGGGCGCTACGCGTATCATGTCGGCCCTGCGCCGCGCCGGTGCCACACCAAAACTGCCCGGAGGCGTACCGGGACTGGCCATTGCGCTGGGCGGAGTTGGCGTATCGCTGCACGATCTGGTGCAGCTTTATGCTGGGCTGGCGGCAGGCGGGCAGGGGCCGAGACTGTCGCTGCGCTTGGATGAGGTCAGTTCTCAACAGCGGCGATTGGTTTCGGGTGTGGCGGCCTGGCAGTTGATGGACATCCTGCGCGGATTGGCGCCGCCACAGGGTGCGCGGGCGGGTGTGCTGGCCTATAAGACGGGGACATCTTACGGCCACCGGGACGCCTGGGCACTGGGCTGGGACGGGCGCCATGTGATCGGCGTCTGGATGGGCCGAGCGGATGGCACACCTGTGCCTGGAGTATTTGGTGGCAGCCTGGCAGCGCCGGTCTTGTTCGAGGCCTTTGGACGGTTGAAGCCCGGTTTCGAGCCGCTGCCCCCGCCACCAGCTGCAACGCTGATTGTAAGTTCTGCCGAGCTGCCCCAACCCCTGCGCCGGTTCCGTCCGCGTGATGCGGCATTTGAAGAACCAAGCGATGCACCGAAGCTGGTGTTTCCACCGGATGGAGCCCAACTGGCATTGCTGGATGCGTCTCTGACCCTGAAACTGCGCGGCGGAACTGCTCCATTTTTGGTGTTGGCGAACGGATTGCCGGTGATTCAGGGGCAGCATGTTCGAGAGTTCGAGATCCCTAATCCGGGTCGCGGATTTTCTGCATTGGTGGTGATCGATGGGAAAGGCAAATCAACCCGCGTCACTGTACGGGTCGAGTGA